The Thermus caldifontis genome includes a region encoding these proteins:
- the mnmG gene encoding tRNA uridine-5-carboxymethylaminomethyl(34) synthesis enzyme MnmG, translating to MGKVEGGMRYDVVVVGGGHAGIEAAWAAAALGVRVALVTINPERIGMMPCNPAVGGPGKSQLVAELTALGGLMGRAADETAIHTRVLNRSKGPAVQSLRVQVDRDLYALKAQEILAERPLEVIRGEVAGLWVEGGRLLGVRTVDGRGIAAKAVVVAGGTFLGGVVWYGRRSRPAGRQGEPPARFLSQSLKAVGHTLRRFKTGTPPRIRADSVEFGELLVVPPEVPPGSFTGNPGPYATRLPTWQTRTTPRTHRLIRENLHLSPLYAGDIVGIGPRYCPSIEDKVVRFSDKESHLLFVEPDGLATSEVYLQGFSSSLPPELQEEMVRSLPGFGRAVMQRYAYAVEYDSLDPTELTRGLQSRLLPGLFSAGQVNGTSGYEEAAAQGLLAGLNAARFALGLPEVHLPRESGYMGVMVDDLVGRGTDEPYRMMTSRVELRLLCRADNADERLVPLAVEWGLRPREDRVRVQEKYRRIEAELRRLEALRLEGVSGLQWLRRPENTYGALAERFPPPLPLSPEEAQQVEIRAKYAGYIERQERLREKLRDLEAFRIPEGLEFPRVPGLSREAVEKLSRVRPRTVAEAARVPGIRDSDLTALLVHLRVLAH from the coding sequence TTGGGTAAAGTGGAGGGTGGGATGCGGTACGACGTGGTGGTGGTGGGAGGTGGGCATGCCGGCATTGAGGCTGCTTGGGCGGCGGCAGCCTTGGGGGTGCGGGTGGCCCTGGTCACCATCAACCCCGAGCGCATAGGCATGATGCCCTGCAATCCGGCGGTGGGCGGGCCGGGGAAGAGCCAGCTGGTGGCGGAGCTCACCGCCCTCGGGGGCCTTATGGGCCGGGCGGCGGACGAAACCGCCATCCACACCCGGGTGCTGAACCGGTCCAAGGGGCCGGCGGTGCAAAGCTTGAGGGTCCAGGTAGACAGGGATCTCTACGCCCTCAAGGCCCAGGAAATCCTGGCGGAGAGGCCATTAGAGGTGATCCGGGGGGAGGTGGCGGGCCTTTGGGTGGAGGGAGGAAGGCTTCTTGGGGTGCGCACCGTGGACGGGCGGGGGATCGCCGCCAAGGCGGTGGTGGTGGCGGGGGGTACCTTCCTGGGCGGGGTGGTTTGGTATGGGCGGCGGTCCCGGCCGGCGGGGCGGCAGGGGGAGCCTCCCGCGCGGTTCCTCTCCCAGAGCTTAAAGGCGGTGGGCCACACCCTAAGGCGCTTTAAAACCGGTACCCCACCCAGGATCCGGGCGGACTCCGTGGAGTTTGGTGAGCTCCTGGTGGTGCCCCCTGAGGTTCCCCCGGGAAGCTTCACCGGAAACCCGGGTCCCTATGCCACCAGGCTCCCCACCTGGCAGACCCGGACCACGCCCCGGACCCACCGCCTGATCCGGGAGAACCTGCACCTCTCCCCTCTTTATGCGGGGGACATTGTGGGCATCGGCCCCCGTTACTGCCCCTCCATCGAGGACAAGGTGGTGCGTTTTTCCGACAAGGAAAGCCACCTCCTCTTCGTGGAGCCCGACGGGCTCGCCACCAGCGAGGTGTACCTGCAGGGGTTTTCCTCCAGCCTGCCGCCTGAACTCCAGGAAGAGATGGTGAGGAGCCTGCCGGGGTTTGGGCGGGCGGTGATGCAGCGGTACGCCTATGCGGTGGAGTACGACAGCCTGGATCCCACGGAGCTCACCCGGGGCCTGCAGTCCCGGTTGCTGCCCGGGCTTTTCAGTGCCGGGCAGGTGAACGGTACCTCGGGGTACGAGGAGGCGGCGGCCCAGGGGCTTCTGGCGGGCCTAAATGCGGCCCGCTTTGCCCTGGGTCTTCCCGAGGTCCACTTGCCCCGGGAAAGCGGCTACATGGGGGTGATGGTGGATGACCTGGTGGGCCGGGGGACGGACGAACCCTACCGCATGATGACCTCGCGGGTGGAGCTCCGCCTTCTTTGTCGGGCGGACAACGCGGACGAGCGCCTGGTGCCCCTGGCGGTGGAGTGGGGCCTGAGGCCCAGGGAGGATCGGGTAAGGGTACAGGAGAAGTACCGGCGGATAGAGGCGGAGCTAAGGCGCCTGGAGGCGTTAAGGCTGGAGGGGGTAAGTGGCCTTCAGTGGTTGAGGCGGCCGGAGAACACCTATGGGGCTTTGGCAGAGCGTTTTCCTCCTCCCCTCCCCCTTAGCCCCGAGGAAGCCCAGCAGGTGGAGATCAGGGCCAAGTACGCGGGGTACATAGAGCGGCAGGAGCGGCTACGGGAGAAGCTGAGGGACCTGGAGGCCTTCCGCATACCCGAGGGATTGGAGTTTCCCCGGGTTCCGGGGCTTTCTCGGGAGGCCGTGGAGAAGCTCTCCCGGGTGAGGCCGCGCACCGTGGCGGAGGCGGCCCGGGTTCCCGGGATACGGGACTCGGACCTCACGGCCCTCTTGGTGCACCTCAGGGTGCTGGCCCACTAG
- the rsmG gene encoding 16S rRNA (guanine(527)-N(7))-methyltransferase RsmG, translated as MGLSPRGVRLLLEGGRALGLDLEAHLSAFSRLYHLLMEANRRTNLTALRTEEDVVVKHFLDSLTLLTLPLFEGAIRVLDLGTGAGFPGLPLKIVRPELEITLLDATKKKVAFVAQAVEALGLKGAYPLWGRAEELAHLPEHREAYGRVVARAVAPLCVLVELGLPFVALGGYMVAQKGPRVAEEVAPLPKALALLGGGSVTVHTLLLPVALEERNLVVVAKEAPTPARYPRRPGVPEKNPLC; from the coding sequence GTGGGTCTGAGCCCCAGGGGCGTCCGGCTTCTTCTGGAAGGGGGGCGGGCCTTGGGTTTGGACCTCGAGGCCCACCTTTCCGCCTTCTCCCGCCTTTACCACCTCCTCATGGAGGCCAACCGGCGCACCAACCTCACCGCCTTGCGCACGGAGGAGGACGTGGTGGTCAAGCACTTCCTGGATTCCCTAACCCTCCTCACCCTACCCCTTTTTGAGGGGGCCATCCGGGTTCTAGACCTGGGCACAGGGGCGGGGTTCCCTGGGCTTCCCTTGAAGATCGTGCGGCCTGAGCTGGAGATCACCCTTTTGGACGCCACCAAGAAGAAGGTGGCCTTTGTGGCCCAGGCGGTGGAGGCCCTGGGGTTGAAAGGGGCCTACCCCCTCTGGGGCCGGGCGGAGGAGCTGGCCCACCTGCCCGAGCACCGGGAGGCTTATGGGCGGGTGGTGGCCCGGGCGGTGGCGCCCCTATGCGTTTTGGTGGAGCTGGGCTTGCCCTTTGTGGCCCTGGGGGGGTATATGGTGGCGCAAAAGGGGCCGAGGGTGGCGGAGGAGGTGGCGCCTTTGCCCAAGGCCCTGGCCCTTCTTGGAGGCGGCTCGGTTACCGTCCACACTTTGCTCCTTCCCGTGGCCCTGGAGGAGCGGAACCTGGTGGTGGTGGCCAAGGAGGCCCCCACCCCGGCCAGGTATCCCCGGCGCCCGGGGGTGCCCGAGAAAAATCCTTTATGCTAG
- the soj gene encoding chromosome-partitioning ATPase Soj, with protein sequence MLGSKVLRRIALVNQKGGVGKTTTAINLAAYLARMGKRVLLVDLDPQMNATSGLGLRPDRGVYQVLQGEPLEALVQPVDGFFLLPATPELVGATVELLERPMALGEALRDEGYDITLLDVPPSLSALTLSALAAAHGVVVPVQAEYYALEGVAGLLTTLDEVRTRLNPRLRLLGILITMYDGRTLLSQQVEAQLRAHFGEKVFWTVVPRNVRLAEAPSFGRTIAQHAPTSPGAHAYRRLAEEVIARVQEG encoded by the coding sequence ATGCTAGGGTCCAAGGTGTTGCGGCGGATCGCCCTGGTGAACCAGAAGGGGGGGGTGGGCAAGACCACCACCGCCATCAACCTAGCCGCCTACCTGGCCCGCATGGGGAAGAGGGTGCTCCTGGTGGACCTGGACCCCCAGATGAACGCCACCAGCGGCCTGGGGCTCCGGCCCGACCGCGGGGTGTACCAGGTCTTGCAGGGGGAGCCCCTGGAGGCCTTGGTGCAGCCCGTGGATGGCTTCTTTCTCTTGCCGGCCACCCCGGAGCTGGTGGGGGCCACGGTGGAACTCCTGGAAAGGCCCATGGCCTTGGGGGAGGCCTTACGGGACGAGGGGTACGATATCACCCTTCTGGACGTGCCTCCTAGCCTCTCCGCCCTCACCCTAAGCGCCCTGGCGGCAGCCCATGGGGTGGTGGTCCCGGTGCAGGCGGAGTACTACGCCCTGGAAGGGGTGGCGGGGTTGCTCACCACCCTGGATGAGGTGCGCACCCGGCTGAATCCCCGCCTCCGGCTTCTCGGCATCCTCATCACCATGTACGACGGCCGTACCCTCTTGTCCCAGCAGGTGGAGGCCCAGCTTAGGGCCCACTTCGGGGAGAAGGTGTTTTGGACGGTGGTACCCCGGAACGTGCGCCTGGCGGAAGCCCCCAGCTTCGGCAGGACCATCGCCCAGCATGCGCCCACCTCTCCTGGGGCCCACGCCTACCGCCGCCTGGCCGAGGAGGTGATCGCCCGTGTCCAAGAAGGCTAG
- a CDS encoding ParB/RepB/Spo0J family partition protein — MSKKASGLGRGLEALLPKGTGSVVRLPLSAIRPNPHQPRRRFSQEGLEELAASIREKGLLQPLLVRPKGEGYELVAGERRYRAAEMAGLGEVPVVIRDLTDQEALELALVENLQREDLTPLEEARGYQALLGLGLTQEEVAKRVGKARSTVANALRLLQLPQEVLEALDQGLISAGHARALLMLEPEDRLWGLKEILDKGLSVRQAEALRERLLRERERKDQEPSPLSLELSRHLGLPVKVVGGRKGKVVIHYRSLEELEALLERLGYQA, encoded by the coding sequence GTGTCCAAGAAGGCTAGCGGCTTAGGGAGGGGCCTCGAGGCCCTCCTGCCCAAGGGAACAGGAAGCGTGGTGCGCCTTCCCCTTTCCGCCATCCGACCCAATCCCCACCAGCCGAGGAGAAGGTTCTCCCAGGAGGGGCTGGAGGAACTGGCCGCTTCCATCCGGGAGAAGGGCCTTCTCCAGCCCCTCTTGGTGCGCCCTAAGGGCGAGGGTTACGAACTGGTGGCAGGGGAAAGGCGCTACCGGGCCGCGGAGATGGCGGGCCTGGGCGAGGTCCCGGTGGTCATCCGCGACCTCACGGACCAGGAGGCCTTGGAGCTGGCTTTGGTGGAGAACCTCCAGCGGGAGGACCTCACCCCCCTGGAGGAGGCCCGGGGCTACCAGGCCCTCTTGGGTTTGGGCCTTACCCAGGAGGAGGTGGCCAAGCGGGTGGGTAAGGCCCGTTCCACGGTGGCCAACGCCCTAAGGTTGCTCCAGCTTCCCCAAGAGGTGCTGGAGGCCCTAGACCAGGGGCTCATCAGCGCCGGCCATGCCCGGGCCCTTTTGATGCTGGAGCCTGAGGACCGCCTTTGGGGCCTAAAGGAGATCCTGGATAAGGGCCTTTCCGTGCGCCAGGCCGAGGCCTTGCGGGAGCGTCTGCTGCGCGAACGGGAGCGCAAAGACCAGGAACCCTCCCCCCTTTCCCTGGAGCTTTCCCGGCACCTGGGCCTGCCGGTGAAGGTGGTGGGGGGAAGGAAGGGGAAGGTGGTCATCCACTACCGTTCCCTGGAGGAGCTGGAGGCCCTCCTGGAGCGCCTGGGCTACCAGGCGTAG
- a CDS encoding DNA internalization-related competence protein ComEC/Rec2: MRLPGPPPLLSPSVGLGLGGLLGAWGLLHPGVFLLALGLLPFFRLPLALGLALVALRGLLLPIPEPPYGLWLEGTFPVRGGFTTWEGHRLWVRHFPPLEDGIYHLRGYLAPPEAPRNPGGFDQRAWLLAQGVRGVFHVERAKPLAPLPETRAPFRSRLAQGLSPMAKEVMEGLTLGEKGGLEEAYTWFQKAGLAHLLALSGLHVGFLVGSLVLLLTPLGRWRYLLALLALPLYLWLAGPTPSLVRASLMAGLSLLGLFLGLGAAGVLQALGLALFLQLLWLPQSLLSLSLQLSYLAVLGIALALPPLRLPPTFRGYLLGTLLASLGAQALLAPLLLHRFGFLPLLSPLSNLLALPLVALLVPLGVLKLLLGGLLAPLVEPLAQALVLLARWAGQGPLLWWGEVSPGGFALYYLGLLPLFLALYRLLPWRQALLLTSLPILLSLLSAWPKPLDLWALDVGQGDALLARLGGAEVLVDGGRPEQGEKVVRALRALGVGALEVLVATHPDADHYGGLLRVVEEVPIGLALLSPAFSEDHPLVQSLKAKGVPTRYPGTGSRFRVGRGGLEVLWPPHPQATDDLSGLVLLLDFAGAKALLLADVPREAERKLASPKIEVVKVSHHGSHTGTDEDLLERIRPQVALIGVGRNPHGHPHPEVLKRLAQRGITVYRTDQHGAVRVLFGYAW; the protein is encoded by the coding sequence ATGAGGCTTCCCGGACCCCCTCCCTTACTGAGTCCCAGCGTGGGGCTAGGATTGGGCGGTTTGCTGGGGGCCTGGGGTCTGCTTCACCCCGGGGTCTTCCTGTTGGCCTTGGGGCTTTTGCCCTTTTTCCGCCTGCCCTTAGCCCTGGGCCTCGCCCTGGTGGCCCTGCGAGGTCTTCTCCTGCCCATCCCCGAACCCCCCTATGGCCTGTGGCTGGAGGGAACCTTCCCCGTTCGGGGTGGTTTCACCACCTGGGAGGGGCACCGGCTCTGGGTAAGGCACTTCCCGCCCCTGGAGGACGGCATCTACCACCTAAGGGGCTACCTGGCCCCTCCGGAAGCTCCGCGGAACCCCGGCGGGTTTGACCAGAGGGCCTGGCTCCTTGCCCAGGGGGTGAGGGGGGTGTTTCACGTGGAACGGGCAAAGCCCTTGGCTCCCCTTCCCGAAACCCGCGCCCCCTTCCGGAGCCGCCTGGCCCAGGGCCTAAGCCCCATGGCCAAGGAGGTGATGGAGGGGCTCACCCTAGGGGAGAAGGGGGGACTGGAGGAAGCCTATACGTGGTTCCAAAAGGCGGGCCTCGCCCATCTCCTGGCCCTTTCCGGCCTCCACGTGGGCTTCCTGGTGGGTAGCCTGGTTCTCCTCCTCACCCCCTTGGGCCGGTGGCGGTACCTCCTGGCCCTCTTGGCGCTACCCCTCTACCTTTGGCTGGCTGGACCCACCCCCTCCCTGGTGCGGGCCAGCCTGATGGCCGGGCTCTCCCTCCTGGGCCTCTTCCTGGGCCTGGGAGCGGCCGGGGTGCTCCAGGCCCTGGGCCTGGCCCTTTTCCTTCAGCTTCTCTGGCTTCCCCAAAGCCTCCTGAGCCTTTCCCTCCAGCTCTCCTACCTGGCGGTGCTGGGCATCGCCCTGGCCCTGCCACCCCTTCGCCTTCCCCCAACGTTCAGGGGTTACCTCTTGGGCACCCTCCTGGCCAGCCTGGGGGCCCAGGCCCTCTTGGCCCCCCTACTCCTTCACCGCTTTGGCTTCCTCCCCCTCCTCTCGCCCCTCAGCAACCTCCTGGCCCTGCCCCTGGTGGCCCTCCTGGTGCCCCTAGGCGTCCTTAAGCTCCTCCTGGGTGGGCTCCTCGCCCCCCTGGTGGAACCCTTGGCCCAGGCCCTCGTCCTTCTTGCCCGCTGGGCCGGCCAAGGCCCCCTGCTTTGGTGGGGGGAGGTCTCCCCCGGTGGTTTCGCCCTCTACTACCTGGGGCTTCTACCCTTATTCCTGGCCCTTTACCGCCTCCTGCCTTGGCGGCAAGCCCTTCTCCTCACCAGCCTGCCCATCCTCCTGAGCCTCCTTTCCGCCTGGCCCAAACCCCTGGACCTTTGGGCCCTGGACGTGGGCCAGGGGGATGCCCTTTTGGCCCGCCTGGGCGGGGCCGAAGTGCTGGTGGATGGCGGGAGGCCGGAGCAGGGGGAGAAGGTGGTGCGGGCCCTGAGGGCCTTGGGGGTAGGGGCCCTCGAGGTCCTGGTGGCCACCCATCCCGATGCCGATCACTATGGGGGCCTTCTGAGGGTGGTGGAGGAAGTACCCATCGGCCTTGCCCTCCTCTCCCCGGCCTTTTCGGAGGACCATCCCCTGGTCCAGTCCCTCAAGGCCAAAGGGGTGCCCACACGCTACCCGGGAACAGGGAGCCGTTTTCGGGTGGGAAGGGGTGGCCTCGAGGTCCTCTGGCCCCCCCACCCGCAGGCCACCGACGACCTGAGCGGCCTGGTCCTCCTCCTGGACTTCGCCGGTGCCAAGGCCCTCCTCCTAGCGGACGTACCCCGGGAGGCGGAAAGGAAGCTCGCCTCACCCAAAATAGAGGTGGTGAAGGTGAGCCACCACGGCTCCCACACGGGCACAGACGAAGACCTCCTGGAGCGCATCCGGCCCCAGGTGGCCCTCATCGGCGTGGGCCGGAACCCTCACGGCCATCCCCACCCCGAGGTCCTAAAGCGCCTGGCCCAGCGCGGGATAACGGTCTACCGCACCGACCAACACGGGGCGGTGCGGGTCCTCTTCGGCTACGCCTGGTAG
- a CDS encoding ComEA family DNA-binding protein — translation MAPQPHWVRVETMVEAAFPPPAPEPVSLNRASLEDLMELPGIGPVLAQRIVEGRPYHQVEDLLRVKGIGPATLERLRPYVRP, via the coding sequence ATGGCCCCCCAGCCTCACTGGGTGCGGGTGGAGACCATGGTGGAGGCCGCTTTTCCACCTCCAGCGCCTGAGCCTGTGAGCCTAAACCGGGCGAGCCTCGAGGACCTCATGGAACTCCCCGGCATCGGCCCCGTCCTGGCCCAGCGGATCGTGGAAGGAAGACCCTACCACCAGGTGGAGGACCTCCTAAGGGTTAAGGGCATCGGGCCAGCCACCCTGGAGCGGCTTAGGCCGTACGTGCGACCCTAG
- a CDS encoding YcxB family protein, whose product MGKYEAAFSRLGEEALAKLEGPGGFLAVTQAHLVFVDEAGVKRLELSRIRRVGKGEAGTLLVQGEGDSLVLPLKAFPLEELKAFLEGLKPHVARARKATSAQASVPMAPLTQEVAPPPPPEPPKAPVWEEEPAAKRDSVELAPEPESPPPVPTPQAPGGRNPFALPLRILSVLTLAYTVAFVALNPGADPWVLAGVLLGGLGLALTEWSSSTSSTSSR is encoded by the coding sequence ATGGGCAAGTATGAGGCGGCGTTTTCCCGCTTGGGCGAGGAAGCCCTGGCCAAGCTGGAAGGTCCGGGTGGCTTTCTGGCCGTCACCCAAGCCCATTTGGTCTTTGTGGACGAGGCCGGGGTAAAGCGCCTGGAGCTTTCCAGGATCCGCCGGGTGGGCAAAGGAGAGGCCGGTACCCTTCTGGTGCAAGGGGAGGGGGATTCCCTGGTCCTTCCCTTGAAGGCCTTCCCCCTGGAGGAGCTCAAAGCCTTTTTGGAAGGGCTGAAACCCCACGTGGCCCGGGCCCGCAAAGCCACCTCGGCCCAAGCCTCTGTCCCCATGGCTCCGCTGACCCAAGAAGTGGCCCCCCCACCGCCTCCCGAGCCCCCCAAGGCCCCGGTGTGGGAAGAGGAACCCGCCGCCAAGCGGGACTCGGTGGAGCTGGCCCCGGAGCCGGAATCCCCTCCCCCAGTCCCCACGCCCCAGGCTCCAGGGGGAAGAAACCCTTTCGCCCTTCCCCTAAGGATCCTATCCGTCCTCACCCTAGCCTACACCGTGGCCTTCGTGGCCCTAAACCCGGGAGCGGATCCTTGGGTGCTGGCCGGCGTCCTCCTGGGCGGGTTGGGCCTGGCCTTGACGGAGTGGTCCTCCTCCACCTCCTCTACCTCCTCGCGGTAG
- a CDS encoding glycerophosphodiester phosphodiesterase, which translates to MPLRLGHRGAPCLAEGEPPTYAENTLEAFRRALEAGLDGFELDVHLTRDGVLVVHHDFTLGGIPLNGLGFRELPAYVPTLEEVLQAFPGAWINVELKSLPPETDGREEALARLLARHPSDRIWVSSFDPLALVRLERLGVGPLGLLYEHEEAEALAPCLGVEWVHPEASLLTQDRVRELKVRYRVLAWTVNRRQQAQELAAWGVDALVTDFPGVLV; encoded by the coding sequence GTGCCCTTGCGCTTGGGACACCGCGGTGCCCCCTGCCTGGCGGAAGGCGAGCCCCCCACCTATGCGGAGAATACCCTGGAGGCCTTTCGCCGGGCCTTGGAGGCAGGACTGGACGGATTCGAACTGGACGTGCACCTGACCCGGGATGGGGTCTTGGTGGTGCACCACGACTTCACCCTGGGGGGAATCCCTCTAAACGGGCTTGGCTTTAGGGAGCTTCCGGCCTATGTGCCCACCCTCGAGGAGGTACTCCAGGCCTTTCCAGGAGCCTGGATCAACGTGGAGCTGAAAAGCCTCCCTCCGGAAACCGACGGCCGGGAAGAAGCCTTGGCCCGGCTCCTGGCCCGCCATCCCTCGGATAGGATCTGGGTGAGCTCCTTTGATCCCTTGGCCCTGGTGCGGCTTGAGCGGCTTGGGGTGGGTCCCCTGGGCCTGCTCTATGAGCACGAGGAGGCGGAGGCCTTGGCCCCCTGTCTTGGGGTGGAATGGGTACATCCCGAGGCCTCTTTGCTCACCCAGGACAGGGTCAGGGAGCTAAAGGTCCGTTACCGGGTGCTGGCTTGGACGGTGAACCGCCGCCAGCAAGCCCAGGAGCTTGCCGCCTGGGGGGTGGATGCCCTGGTCACCGATTTTCCGGGGGTCCTCGTATAA
- a CDS encoding inorganic diphosphatase, with product MANLKSLPVGKGAPEVVHMVIEVPRGSGNKYEYDPDLGVIKLDRVLPGAQFYPGDYGFIPSTLAEDGDPLDGLVLSTYPLLPGVVVEVRVVGLLLMEDEKGGDAKVIGVVAEDQRLDHIRDIADVPEGVRQEIQHFFETYKALEAKKGKWVKVTGWRDRQAALEEVRACIARYGAH from the coding sequence ATGGCGAACCTGAAGAGCCTTCCGGTGGGCAAAGGAGCCCCTGAGGTGGTCCACATGGTCATCGAGGTGCCCCGGGGTTCCGGAAACAAGTACGAGTACGATCCGGACCTTGGGGTTATCAAGCTGGACCGGGTTCTCCCCGGAGCCCAGTTCTATCCTGGGGACTATGGGTTTATCCCCTCCACCTTGGCGGAGGACGGGGATCCCCTGGATGGCTTGGTGCTTTCCACCTATCCCCTCCTTCCCGGTGTGGTGGTGGAGGTGCGGGTGGTGGGCCTTCTCCTCATGGAGGACGAGAAGGGGGGGGACGCCAAGGTCATCGGGGTGGTGGCGGAGGACCAGCGCCTGGACCACATCCGGGACATCGCCGATGTGCCTGAGGGGGTTAGGCAGGAGATCCAGCACTTCTTTGAAACCTACAAGGCCCTCGAGGCCAAGAAGGGCAAGTGGGTCAAGGTAACGGGTTGGCGGGATCGGCAGGCGGCTTTGGAGGAGGTCCGGGCCTGCATCGCCCGCTACGGGGCCCATTGA
- a CDS encoding TFIIB-type zinc ribbon-containing protein — MVCPACGETLELEGYKAGDLVDCEACGAVLRLLSDGTLELVEAPPEGEREALWGLSAYGEGEEAVLVFSDGALEEEVRVLKAELLEALRRLEEGIGEEPPKEAEDEPNLEPDYVTAHVETDQGPMALRRILFPGSPDLLEFTLPSGSVYEFTFQEVQELLKSVLL; from the coding sequence ATGGTCTGCCCGGCGTGCGGGGAAACCCTAGAGCTGGAGGGGTACAAGGCGGGGGACCTCGTGGACTGCGAGGCCTGCGGGGCGGTCTTGCGCCTGCTTTCCGACGGCACCTTGGAGCTGGTGGAGGCCCCCCCCGAGGGGGAAAGGGAGGCCTTGTGGGGGCTTTCCGCCTACGGGGAAGGGGAGGAGGCGGTTCTGGTCTTTTCCGACGGCGCCCTGGAGGAGGAGGTGCGGGTTTTGAAGGCGGAGCTTCTGGAGGCCCTTCGCCGGTTGGAGGAGGGCATAGGGGAGGAGCCCCCCAAGGAAGCGGAGGACGAGCCCAACCTGGAGCCCGACTACGTGACGGCCCATGTGGAAACCGACCAGGGCCCCATGGCCCTGCGCCGCATCCTATTCCCGGGAAGCCCGGACCTTCTGGAGTTCACCCTGCCCTCGGGCTCGGTGTACGAGTTCACCTTCCAGGAGGTTCAGGAGCTTTTGAAGTCCGTTCTCCTTTAA
- the rsmI gene encoding 16S rRNA (cytidine(1402)-2'-O)-methyltransferase gives MRLVLVPTPIGNLEDITLRALRVLKEVEVVACEDTRRTGILLRHYGIATPTLRLDQHTVGRAKELLSPYAYVAYATDAGTPGISDPGAELVQLALEWGWRVEALPGPTALIPALVASGLPTHRFTFEGFLPKGGRERKERLQALAREGRTAVLYESPHRLQRTLEDLAEVYGPEHPVAVAREISKVHEEVFRGTLGEAWRHFRNPRGEFVLVLGPKEAQPIEAQRVLEELKAQGLAGKGLFRALLARGVPRNEAYRLALEEAKESWEEEG, from the coding sequence GTGCGCCTGGTCCTGGTCCCCACCCCCATCGGCAACCTAGAGGACATCACCCTAAGGGCCCTAAGGGTCCTAAAGGAGGTGGAGGTGGTGGCCTGCGAGGACACCCGGCGCACCGGGATTCTCCTCCGCCACTACGGCATCGCTACCCCTACCCTGCGCTTGGACCAGCACACGGTGGGAAGGGCCAAGGAACTCCTTTCCCCCTACGCCTACGTGGCCTACGCCACCGACGCCGGTACCCCGGGCATCTCCGATCCCGGGGCGGAGCTGGTGCAGTTGGCGTTAGAATGGGGCTGGCGGGTGGAAGCGCTTCCGGGCCCTACCGCCCTCATCCCCGCCCTGGTGGCCTCGGGCCTGCCTACCCACCGCTTCACCTTTGAAGGCTTTCTGCCAAAAGGTGGCAGGGAACGCAAGGAACGCCTCCAGGCCTTAGCCCGGGAAGGGAGGACCGCGGTGCTTTACGAAAGCCCCCATCGCCTGCAAAGAACCCTGGAGGACCTGGCTGAGGTCTATGGTCCGGAGCACCCTGTAGCCGTGGCTCGGGAGATCAGCAAGGTGCACGAGGAGGTCTTCCGGGGGACCTTGGGGGAGGCTTGGAGGCATTTTCGGAACCCCCGGGGCGAGTTCGTTCTGGTGCTGGGGCCTAAGGAGGCGCAGCCTATAGAGGCCCAGCGGGTCTTGGAGGAGCTGAAAGCCCAAGGCCTTGCGGGCAAGGGGCTTTTCCGGGCTCTTCTGGCGAGGGGGGTTCCCAGGAACGAGGCCTATCGCCTTGCCCTGGAAGAGGCGAAGGAATCTTGGGAGGAGGAGGGATGA
- the pfkA gene encoding 6-phosphofructokinase gives MKRIGVFTSGGDAPGMNAAIRAVVRQAYALGLEVIGIRRGYAGMILGEMVPLGVRDVANILQRGGTILLTARSQEFLTEEGRAKAAEKLKAAGIEGLVAIGGDGTFRGAMRLLEEHKIPVVGVPGTIDNDLYGTDYTIGFDTAVNTALEAIDRIRDTAASHERVFFIEVMGRDSGFIALDVGLAGGAEVIAVPEEPVDPKAIAEGLLQSLRRGKSSSIVVVAEGAYPGGAAGLLAAIREHVPVEARVTVLGHIQRGGSPTAKDRILASRLGAAAVEALAGGTSGVMVGEVEGEVELTPLKEAVERKKDINRALLALSRVLAL, from the coding sequence ATGAAACGGATAGGGGTGTTTACTTCCGGGGGCGATGCCCCGGGGATGAATGCGGCCATAAGGGCGGTGGTGCGCCAGGCCTATGCCCTGGGCCTCGAGGTGATCGGCATCCGCCGCGGGTATGCGGGCATGATCCTGGGGGAGATGGTGCCCTTGGGGGTGCGGGATGTGGCCAACATCCTCCAGCGGGGGGGAACCATCCTCCTCACCGCAAGAAGCCAGGAGTTTCTGACCGAGGAGGGGAGGGCCAAGGCGGCGGAGAAGCTTAAGGCGGCGGGGATCGAGGGCCTGGTGGCCATCGGAGGGGATGGGACCTTTCGCGGGGCCATGCGCCTTTTGGAGGAGCACAAGATCCCCGTGGTGGGGGTGCCCGGCACCATCGACAACGACCTCTACGGCACCGATTACACCATTGGCTTTGACACCGCGGTGAACACGGCCCTCGAGGCCATAGACCGCATCCGGGACACCGCCGCCAGCCACGAGCGGGTCTTCTTCATCGAGGTCATGGGGCGGGACTCCGGGTTCATCGCCCTGGACGTGGGGCTGGCCGGGGGGGCGGAGGTGATCGCCGTACCCGAGGAGCCCGTGGACCCCAAGGCCATCGCCGAGGGGCTTTTGCAGTCCCTGCGCCGGGGCAAGTCCAGCTCCATCGTGGTGGTGGCGGAAGGGGCCTATCCCGGGGGGGCGGCGGGGCTTCTTGCCGCCATAAGGGAGCACGTGCCCGTGGAGGCCCGGGTCACGGTCCTGGGCCATATCCAGCGGGGAGGGAGCCCCACCGCCAAGGACCGCATCCTGGCAAGCCGCCTAGGGGCGGCGGCGGTGGAGGCCTTGGCCGGGGGGACCAGCGGGGTCATGGTGGGGGAGGTGGAGGGGGAGGTGGAGCTCACCCCCCTCAAGGAGGCGGTGGAGCGCAAGAAGGACATCAACCGCGCCCTCTTGGCCCTATCGCGGGTTCTGGCCCTTTAA